The DNA segment AGATTGTTGAGACTGGCGGCGACACACGGGGATGTTGCTCGCCCAGTAGGCGTTTGAACATTTCCAGAGCTTGGCGGTAGAGGGGTTCCGCTTCGTCGTAGCGACCTTGACTTCTATATAACTCTGCCAGATTGTTGAGGCTGGTAGCGACATCAGGGTGTTGTTCGCCCAATAGGCGTTTTCTCATCTCCAGAGCTTGGCGGTAGAGGGGTTCTGCTTCCTCGTAGCGACCTTGACTTTGGTACAAACCTGCCAG comes from the Geitlerinema sp. PCC 9228 genome and includes:
- a CDS encoding tetratricopeptide repeat protein, translating into LAGLYQSQGRYEEAEPLYRQALEMRKRLLGEQHPDVATSLNNLAELYRSQGRYDEAEPLYRQALEMFKRLLGEQHPRVSPPVSTIWQFYLGLKANWLGLRIFFVGELT